Part of the Woronichinia naegeliana WA131 genome, CTTATAGAGAAAAGAGTATAGCCATAAAAACAACGTCAAAGATGCAGGAAAATAAGCTAGAATGAGTCGGAAACCTTGCATCCCTCCCCTCAACAGTATGTATCGCGAAGAACAGTACACAGAAAAAACACTGGAAAACTTCAAAAACCTGTTTGAGGGGAAATTGGACGAAGAAAATCGTTGGATAAAAATGTCAAAAATGATTCCATGGGAGGAATTTGAAGGAGAATATGCTAAAAATTTCAAAGAAGAAAAAGGAGCACCAGCGAAGTCATTTAGAATAGCATTAGGGGCATTAATCATTAAAGAAAGGTTAGGAATAAGTGATAGAGAAACAGTAGAGCAAATAAAAGAAAATCCGTATTTACAATACTTTATCGGAATAGAGAGCTACAGTAGCGAGAAGCCGTTTGAAGCATCAACGATGGTTAATTTTCGTAAAAGAATAGGGATGGAATTAACAAATAAAATCAATAAAGAAATGGTAAAGAAGGTTGAGGGAGTAGAAAAAAAAAAGAAGAAAATGAAGGTAAGTTATTGTTAGATGCGACTTGTACACCAGCCGATATAAAATATCCAACGGATATAGGGATATTGAATGAAGCCAGAGAAAAAACAGAAAAAATAATAGATAAGTTGTAAAAGAAATAAAAGAAAAAAAGAAAGAAAAGCCGATAACCTATAGAGAAAAAGGGAGAAAAGACTACCTAACGGTAGCGAAAAAACGTCGTCCGTCAAAAAAAGAAAAAAGAAAAGGGATTAAAAAACAGCTACAATATATTAAAAGAAACTTATTGTATGTAAAAAAAATGTTAGATGAGGGAGCAAAATTGGAAAAACTAACAAAAAAGGAGAAGGAAATGATTATAACCATAGAAAAAGTGTATGAACAACAACTAGAAATGTATGAGAATAAGACGAATACAGTAGAAAATAGGGCGTTGCTTAATCAGGGTATGAAATAGAATTTTGCATACATCTAGAAACCAGTGTGAGTCAATGTTTTAAAAATTGCATCTTTAGAGATTCATACCTCAAGTCAGCAACGCCGAAAATAGAATTGTGAGTGTAACGCAACCTCATATCCGTCTAATAGTGCGTGGAAAAGCGGGAAAAGCAGTAGAGTTTGGAGCTAAAATATCGGCAAGTAATGTGAATGGCTTTGTTTTCTTAGACAAATTAAGTTGGGATAATTACAACGAATCGGGAGATTTACAAGCGCGAATAGAAGAATATAAAAGGGAAACAGGATGTTATCCGGAATCGGTTCATGTGGATAAAATCTATCGAACAAAAGCGAATCGAGCTTATTGTAAAGAAAGGGGTATAAGAATGAGTGGTTCCCCATTGGGAAGACCGCCGAAAGAGGTGAGCAAAGAAAAAAAGCAAGAGGCACGCTCAGAGGAAAGAGTGCGTAATGCCATTGAGGGTAAATTCGGACAGGGAAAGCGAAGATTTAGTCTTGGTCGAGTGATGGCTAAACTTCCTGAGACCTCGGAAACTGTGATTGCAATGAACTTTTTGGTAATGAATCTTTCTAGGCTACTTCAGAAGACAAAGAAGGAAGCAAAAAGTAAAAAGTAAAAAGTAAAAAGTTGTAGAGTCGTTTTTCTTCTGAAAAATGGTGTTAATTTTCTTCTCTTTTGTGAGGAGTGACTTTTGCTGACCTTTTTAGAACTAAACCACTATGCACTGAAAGTGCATAGGTTTGATGGGGACTGAAAGTCCCATATTTTAGCTTCGTTATTATACTTTGCATGGTCATAACTTACATTGTTCGTAACTATAATAATGGGGAGTACGATAAAGGCTTAAATTATAGCCGTGTGAAGTATAACTTACTGAACAACTTCAGCTTCATTTTATCTAAAATTCTAATTCGAGCCATATCTAACCTCAGAAATGTGTAGCAGCTAAAGCCTTGCACTGAAAGTGCATAGTTTTGGACTAGCGTGTTTAGGATAATAAAGCAGCAATTCCAAATTCAGAATGTAGTCCAAGATACAAAAGTCTTGAAGTGCTTACGGTCAAGGGGTTTTGTTTCAATATGTGGAATCAGCGTAATGCTCTATTTAGTGATTGATCAAGTTTGTTTGCAGGTTGCTGACTCTCCAAGAGGCTAAGATTCGAGGAGGAAGTACAAAAAACGTCAGAAATCAGCGAAATCTCTCTTGACCCCATAAAAGCGAGATAACGTCTGTATCTTATGTTACCGTTTGAATTTGGAATTGCTGATAATAAAGGGACAATAGATTAAACAAAATCTGTATTTTGACTTCTTTCTATAAGGATAAGTTATCTGTGCTTTTTCAGTCCATACCAGAACCAGCAAAAATAAATTCAGAACGATTTTGCGTCGTTTCAGCGATTCACCAAATTGTCAAGAATTGTAAAGTCCTCTTGGTGTAAGGTTTTCAGAGCTATCAAGTTTTGAATTTGGAATTGCTGGCCCCAATATGATTTTCCACATTTTTGGAAAAAGAGAGGCTTTTTCGCACCAGTCGAGAGATTCTTTGTCGAAAGGTATTATTTAATCTTTCAACATGATTAGTTTGTCCCGTCTCTTTACCGACTGCTCGATGACGTTTACTGGGAATAACTTTCTCAGAAGATACCCAAAAATCCGTGTAAGCAACGGCACATTGTCGGTAAACAGCAGGCAAACTTGCCCAAAGTTTTTTGGCTGATGCACGGCTTCTGTCCCCAATATAACAACCAACAATGTCTCTTGTTGTTCTGTCTATAGCTAACCAGACATAAAACTTATTTTCTTTGGAGAAAACAAATGACCAAAGCTCATCACATTCGATAGTCAATTTTCCTCGCGCTTTTTCTGAAACGCTTATCTGACGAGGTACCGCAGCAAATTTATCATTAACATAATTCTGTAACCATGACCAACTTACTCCTGTGACTCTTTCAATTCCCCGTAGAGAAATTCGCTCTAGTAGGAGCCTATCAATTAATTGTTTTGTCTGTTCTGAAACTCTCTTCTGACTAGAGTTAATAGCAAACTGGCGACCACAGTCTTTACATAGATTTTTGGGCTTACCATTATGGGCGGAACCATTCTTAATAGTGTGATAAGAGCCACAACTTGGGCAAGGCTGTTTAAAATTAGTCTTGAGGGACAATATTTCTCTGCCAATTGCTGTTCTACTGTCAATTGATTTAAGACAAAAAATAATAGCGCAAAAATGTTAGTCATAAAAACGTTGATTTAGGGGATAGATTTGAGAAAAATTTATATTAGTTGATATTCTACATCATCCCTGCCATATAAGCTATTTAGACCACCACTACTATCGAATCACTACCGGCAATTTATCTCATGACAGTATCAATCGGTTCTTGTGGCGAGAGGACTATACACCCAAGGATTTATTTGATGAAGTGGCTCCGCAAATTGAACTAGAAGGCGGAACACTCAGTGTAGATGACACGGTAATTGACAGGCCTTAGAGTGACCAAGCCAAGGCTGAGTTAATCGATTACTTTTACTCAGGTAAACACAAAAAGGTAGTCAAGGGTATAAACGTGGTTACCCTATATTAGACCGACGGGCAGGGATTGTCAGTTCCTGTCAATTATCGAATAGTTAATAAACAGGAGGGAAAGACAAAACATGAATATTTCTTAGAGATGTTGGCAGAAGTAAAAGCTTGGGGACTGAAGGCAGAGACAGCCACAGGAGATAGTTGGTATGCTTCGAAAAACAACCTGAATACCATTAAAGACAAGGGCTTTCAGGGATTGTTCGCTATGGAAGCAAATCGTTTAGTCTCGGTTGAACTAGAAACTAAATATGTTCAAGTTCAAACTTTAGATATTCCTCAAGATGGCTTAATTGTTTATCTCAAACAAGTGGGACGAGTCAAGGTATTTAGAACGGTTCTCAAAAACGAAATTCGTTACTACGTGATGTTCGTCCCCAATTTAGATAAACTGGACTCAATCACCTGGAGAGAATTCCAGAAAATTCATGACCAACATTGGGGAATTGAGGAGTATCATCGCGCCTTAAAACAAGTGTGTAATATTGAGAGGTTTCAAGTGAGAGAAAGTCGGGCGATAAGGACTCATATCTTTTGTGCCATTCGCTGCTTTGTTCAGTTAGAATGCCTCCGATTTAAAGGGCAAATTATCAATTGGTATTCCTTGCAGAGAAATTTATTTACTGAGGTCATCCGCTCTTTTATTGTTAATAATTTAGGGCTTGCTGAAAAAAGCTGAAACCTTTACGGAGAAAAATAGTAGGCGAATTAAGAACCGCTAGAATGCACGAAAATAGGGTATAATGCCTCAAAACCATTGCATTAAGAAGAGAGAAAGCAGATGTACCGAAAGCAACAGTACTCAATTGAAACACCAGAAAACTTGAAAAATCTGTTCGGCGGGCAGTTAGACGAAGAAAATCGTTGGATAGAAATGTCAAAAATGATTCCCTGGGAAGAATATGAGGAAGAATATGCAAAAAACTTCACAGAAAAAAAAGGAGCCCCAGCCAAATCATTTAGAATGGCATTAGGAGCATTAATTATCAAAGAAATTTCAGGAAAAAGTGACAGAGAAACAGTAGAACAAATAAAAGAGAACCCTTATTTACAGTACTTTATAGGAATGGAAAGCTATAGTAGCAAAGAAGCATTTAATGCGTCAATGATGGTTCATTTTCGTAAAAAAATAGGAATGGAATTAATAAATAAAATTAATAAAGAAATAGAAAAAAAAGCGACGGGTGTAGCGTCA contains:
- a CDS encoding IS1 family transposase, with protein sequence MKNGSAHNGKPKNLCKDCGRQFAINSSQKRVSEQTKQLIDRLLLERISLRGIERVTGVSWSWLQNYVNDKFAAVPRQISVSEKARGKLTIECDELWSFVFSKENKFYVWLAIDRTTRDIVGCYIGDRSRASAKKLWASLPAVYRQCAVAYTDFWVSSEKVIPSKRHRAVGKETGQTNHVERLNNTFRQRISRLVRKSLSFSKNVENHIGASNSKFKT